TCAACTGAAAAAGCCTGGGTACGCAGACTTGCGTGACTGTCCATGCAGAGCACGTCTGGGACCTCCCTGTAGCGGCATTTTTATATTGTTTTGAAGGCTCAGTGTTTTACAGGTGTCTGAGACAAGTCACTGACACTCTCTGCCTCTTGGGGAGAAAGTACATCTTAACAGAGAGGTTACAAGGAAGGCAAAAGGCATGTTGCAGAGGCAGCAATCTTACTCCTCCTTGTTATTCTTGTCTTTATGTTTGTATTTGCCGTTTTCCGTAGGAGATTGTTGACTGGTTCAATGCCATTCGGGCAGCGCGTTACCATTACCTCAGAACAACCTTCCCAGCTGTCCCTGAGCCTGAGGTGAGCACTGAACAAGGCTTGAAGCGGTCTGTGTAAACATAGCATGGGAaaactttttctcccttcttatgCCAGAGTCAGGTGCTCAAACAGCAGCATATGGGTCTTGGGAATGGACAGGTAGAAGGAAAGGCCACACTGGATAACATGCAAAAACGTAGTCATTATTTAAGGCCAAGAAGTCTCCGTGTGGTCCTTTTAAAGTGTAATCTTTCAGAAATTTTATGTTCCTTCTTATTTCAGACTTCCTTTTACTGagcagctaaaaaaaacccaggccCCAAGAGCCAAAATTTATGGTGATTAGCtttgaaagaaacagaacagaaaaccaagctTGAATGAGACAGACtttattgtgtgtgtgtttgtgttctcCTAGCTCATACCTAGGATCACAAGAAATTATGTCAAAGAAGGATACATGGAGAAAACAGGACCAAAAGTAAGTGCATACTTGGCAGTACACAAACAGGATTATTCCATGTAGAGAATATTTGATGACTCTATGATGTTTACTAGTAAATGACTTGTTGAGTGAGTATATGCTTCCTGGGTTGAAAAAAGACCTTATATTCAAGCCAGTCATGTTCTTTGGGATCATGTTTTATTTTGTCTGGAAAATAAGACTGGCAAGAAGAATCCTCCTTGAAGAGTAAGCAAGATGGGTTAGCTGGAAGTGGACATGCAAAGTCCTGTTATGCAACACTGAATGGATTGCTGTATCTGCTAACTGCAGCTCTAGAactgcagctcctgctggaaCAGAACATCACATGGTGACTCTCCTACTTCCCTGTTTCTCTTAAAGTCAGTAGCACAGAAGTCACATGTGCTTATAGCAGCAAAGTGCGATTGAGCAAATTCTCCACAGTGAAGCCtatggtttggtttggggtttgtgggAAAGTATTTGGGCCACTACTCCTTGGAACAGGAGAGGGAGATTTCAGGCTCTGCTGAGGGAGGAGATAAAGATCTGAGGTCATCTTTGAACATTGCTGCTTCTTGTTTTGTTCTCCTCTGAGGGAACCATGAGCCAAAGTCCCATTAAAAGTTCAGTGGTGAAATGCTGATACTGAATAAGCTGGGGGTTTGGCACTACATCTTCCTGCAGGTACTTGCACAGAGAATACTCACAGCTACAAGCATGAGAGATTGTGTGTTTTTCTCCTGAGGCCTAAATTCTGCTCAAACTGAAGCGAGCCCTAGAAGAGGACCCTTCAGTTCAGCACGGAGCAATGAGTAGCTCAGGGAATGGTCAGATGAGTGTCACCGATGGAATTatcacttttttaaaaacctaCAATTTGTCCTTACCGTTGTGCGTCCCTCAGTGCTAGGGATATCCCCTCAAACCAAAATGTTGAAACTGATTTGCACGTTCTCCTCATTGTAGCCACTGGCCTAAGGATcgttttctgcagtgctttcaaTTAATTCATTTGCTGCAACTTCCTTAATCCTGGTAATTCAATCACTGGTAGAACCAAACTTCCCTGCCTTCCCCAAAGGATTGTCATTGAATGCAGATCTCTAGCATGAAcctggggagaagggagctgAGAGCTGCACACAGCAGTAACTCGCCTGTTGCAGGGATGAATGAAGCTGAACTCAAGCTCCAAGTCATTTGAGCAGTCCAGGGATCTGCTTTGAATAGGCCAAACTCCACTTTGGGACCTGGTCTTTAAAGAACTTCTACCATCTCCTTGCAGCAGAAGGAGGCCTTTAAGGTGCGCTGGTTCTGCCTGGATTCTCAAGAAAGGAACCTGATGTACTTTAAAAATCCCCTGGTAAGAGGAGTGTTCTTTGCTATTCCACAAGGCCCTTCATGAAGTTGGGTGGGGAAGAAGGGTCTGTTCTCATCCAGCTCTTCCAGTGGCTGTGCAGGACTGAAGCAGGCTCAGTCTCAAGAGCTCATCTCCCTTATCAGTGGGTCTCTTTGAAGCTGAGCTGTTCAGGAACTCTGGCCCTTGCAAGGGCTGTGAGGAAGATCTAAGTCTTTTAAAAGTAGCCACTACTGCCTGTAGTGGTTATAGCCCGCTCTCTCCCAGCCCTGTTGCCATTGTGCCTGTAACCGTGGGCAAGAAGAGCAATAGACCAATAACAGAGGCTTGGCAGCCCTGATACTGTGCTTCCCAGCACTGCTGTAGCCACAAGAATATCCTTCCTTGCTCCTTCTGAACACCCACCAACCAGCTCTGCAAGGGTGGGTCCATACCTCCTCCTCCCGAGAATGTCCCTGAGTGTACAAAGAGCGCCGTGTGTGTTTCTGCTGCCTGTCACCAAATCAGTGTCCCCTTCACGCATCCCCAGCCTCTGCTCCATGTCAAAGGATAGAACAGCGTCTGCTGGAGCTGCGCTATCACTGGCTAATGGCTGtcttctgcttccttctttcTAGGATGCATTTGCACAGGGCCAGGTTTTTATTGGAAGGATGGATGAGGGATATGAAGTACGAGCTGGCTTGCCCCAGGGAGTCCGGGTGAAGAAGAGGAAACCAGCAATCACTGTGGTCACGCCAGTGAGAGAGTTTGTGTTTATGTGTGAGAACGACAGGGAGCAGAGGGAGTGGATAGATGCCTTAAATGGAGTCATTGCCCAGCCTTTCAGTGGTTAAGACTAGCACGAAGTTCTGGTGAACTGCACTCCTTGGG
Above is a window of Opisthocomus hoazin isolate bOpiHoa1 chromosome 21, bOpiHoa1.hap1, whole genome shotgun sequence DNA encoding:
- the ADAP2 gene encoding arf-GAP with dual PH domain-containing protein 2 isoform X2, whose protein sequence is MKKHGNLCAKAKYEAKVPPYYYVPQSCDCLVLREQWIRAKYEREEFVATRVCQDPCSAGSHEGFLWKRGRESRQFQKRRFFLSAREGVLKYYTKESRGPKAIINIENLNAMFQTEKIQHAHGLQITYNTDGQTRNLFVYHESGKEIVDWFNAIRAARYHYLRTTFPAVPEPELIPRITRNYVKEGYMEKTGPKQKEAFKVRWFCLDSQERNLMYFKNPLDAFAQGQVFIGRMDEGYEVRAGLPQGVRVKKRKPAITVVTPVREFVFMCENDREQREWIDALNGVIAQPFSG